AGCGTCAATGATAAGAAGGATCAAGATGACTCAAGTCTGAAATTGGGCGATAGTATTGCCACCACCGGTACTCAATTACCACCAATTCGATCAGTATTGAGTTTCACTTCGTTGAAAAATATGCCCAAAGTCAATAATGAAACGAGTGAGAGTAGTAATGGTAGTCAAGAAACTATGGTAACTGAGAAAATTCATGAGACTAATTCCAATAACAGTGCTCCTACAATGAGTGTCAGTAGTTTGTTGAGTTAAGATGGAGACAATGTCATAGTGGGGATCGGGCTATGAGAGAAAACATGCTACGAtgtttgtatatatatacgGTATTTTCAGAGGTTTGTACTATATTAGTAAATATTGTTACATGGAATAGGGATTTTAATAGACAATTTTGCGTTTAACCATAGGGGTGAATGGTACGATGTGATCCGTTTTCCACATCAGATTAGATGAACGTAAACATTTTATCATAGTTTGCGGTCCATATTCTCTAATCCAGTTTTCATGACAGGCATGAATTACCGAAAGGCCATAAACGTTTCGTAAAAAAACAAAGTGGGGCCGAGGACTCAACCCCAGAATGTAATTGTTGTGGTTGGGTGCAAGAAGCTCATTGTTACCCCCAGGCTCAGGTACCTTGGAGTAGAAAAGACTGAAAAATCATTAGCCCTCTGGCGTTGGAATTGTTACCTCGGCAAGATTATAGTTTTAAGTGCAGTCCAATTTTCGGTAAGCAAATCGTGACAAcataaaatttttattaTGGCGTTTCTCTATCTTTAGTTTCATTTTAGGTACGATGTAATCCATTGTGTGTATTAGGATGGTGGCCAATGTATAATTACTCCGAAATGGAATTTGAGAAATCACAAAGTTCAAATTTCAACCCCACTTCAAATTGTTCCCTAACCTAATTGTTCCTAACGGgtgttgtttattttggAGTTTTACAGTAGTTTGTGACTCATCGTCAACATCATGCACCTACCCctgtttattgttttggtAGATCTCTTTGTTGAGAGGGTGTTTTGTAGGGGATACCTTGATGTTACATTTAGACATAATAGCaaactttatttttgtgtaactaaTACAAACCCTTTGCattgttcaacattttcatcGGTAAGATTATATATACAACAATTGTCTTTACTTTACTCAAAAACGAGGAATTACCCCAATTGAATGATCAGACCACATTGCTGTTATACTTTACTCAACAACATAAATATCAGATCAATTTCCGCCGTCTCAATTGTAACCAAaagattcatcaaaataaacCACCGAGCAAAACTACACTACACTACACTACTGCTACTACCACTACCACCACTATGAGTATCAAGTTAAATTCAGGACATGAAATGCCAATTGTTGGCTTTGGATGTTGGAAAGTCACCAATGAGACTGCAGCTGACCAAATCTACAACGCAATCAAAGTAGGTTACAGATTATTTGATGGTGCTCAGGATTACGgtaatgaaaaagaagttggtCAAGGAATTAATCgagcaattgatgaaggaCTTGTGTCTCgtgatgaattgtttgttgtttctaaATTATGGAATAATTATCATGACCCTAAAAACGTTGAAGCTGCATTGAACAAGACTTTATcagatttgaatttagaaTATCTTGACCTATTCTTGATTCATTTCCCAATTGCATTTAAATTTGTCCCTATTGAAGAGAAGTATCCTCCTGGGTTTTACtgtggtgatggtgataaATTCCATTATGAAAATGTTCCATTATTAGATACTTGGAAAGCATTGGAGGCTTTAGTTCAAAAGGGTAAGATTAGATCAATTGGTATCTCAAACTTCAACGGTGGATTGATCTATGATTTATTACGTGGTGCCAAGATTCCACCAGCAGTATTACAAATTGAGCATCATCCTTATTTACAACAACCTAGATTAATCGAATACGTTCAATCGCAAAACATTGCCATTACTGGGTATTCTTCATTTGGTCCTCAATCATTTTTGGAATTACAAAGTAAAAAGGCCTTGGATACACCAACTTTATTTGATCATCAAACTATCAAATCTATTGCTTCAAAGCATAAGAAATCACTGGCTCAAGTGTTGTTGAGGTGGGCTACTCAAAGAGGTATCGCTGTTATCcccaaatcaaacaatccTGATCGTTTGGCTCAGAATTTGAATGTCAATGATTTCGATTTGAGTAAAGAGGATTTAGAAGAGATCAGTAAGTTAGATAAAGGCTTAAGATTTAATGATCCTTGGGATTGGGATcatattccaatttttatttaaagaaaaagacaatTTATAGGTACAATAGAACCACAAACTAAAGCAtgatcttcttcttttaaaATGTACGTCTGCTCAAATAGCGTCCAATACTGCCTCTCGTCCCaatgtc
This region of Candida orthopsilosis Co 90-125, chromosome 6 draft sequence genomic DNA includes:
- a CDS encoding Gre3 D-xylose reductase, which codes for MSIKLNSGHEMPIVGFGCWKVTNETAADQIYNAIKVGYRLFDGAQDYGNEKEVGQGINRAIDEGLVSRDELFVVSKLWNNYHDPKNVEAALNKTLSDLNLEYLDLFLIHFPIAFKFVPIEEKYPPGFYCGDGDKFHYENVPLLDTWKALEALVQKGKIRSIGISNFNGGLIYDLLRGAKIPPAVLQIEHHPYLQQPRLIEYVQSQNIAITGYSSFGPQSFLELQSKKALDTPTLFDHQTIKSIASKHKKSSAQVLLRWATQRGIAVIPKSNNPDRLAQNLNVNDFDLSKEDLEEISKLDKGLRFNDPWDWDHIPIFI